DNA from Asterias amurensis chromosome 7, ASM3211899v1:
GGTCTTTGGCAGTAAATACTAAAGGtgtgccagtgcctttaaaggaacacgttgccttggatcggacgagttggtcaaaacaaaagcgtttgtaaccgttttttataaaatgcatatggttggaaagatgttttaaaagtagaatacaatgatccacacaagtttgcctcgaaattgcgtggttttccttctactgtgcgaactaacatggtcggccatttatgggagtcaaaattttgacccccataaatggccgacgtgtttagtcgacgaggtaaaaggaaaaccacgcaatttcgaggcatgtttgtgtggatcattgtattctacttttacaacatctttctacccatatgcattttataaaaaatggttacaaacgcttttcaaagaccaactcgaccgatccaaggcaacgtgttcctttaagtttatatctgaatacatgtacagtacaataACGAGGTCAACATTTGTGTTTCTTGTTTCTCTTCTTCTTTCAATGAAACATACATCCTTGTCAAATCGCAGTAAAAGTTTACCTGTGTTCATTGTAGGTtctgttcagaaaaaaaaatcttcagggctttttgtttttcaacaaaataaatgttttacttacTTACATGTGTAGATGTGTATTAAGCGTGTTATACTTGCCccttaaaaggaaggtacacgtacACGTTTGTttactactcaaaacaaataatttacttaaaaacggacttggtaatgagcattcgagagctgttgatagcatgaaacattgtgagaaacggctccctctgtagtagcatagattttgagaacgATGTAATTTCTCAGCAAAATAATAACTAGCCAGAAATCTTTTGTTtctacctgaaagcacacaaattcgtccaacaggggtgttttttctctcaccattttctcgcaacttcgatgaccaatttagctcaaattttcacaggcttgttaggatacaccaagtgagaaggctggtctttgacaattaccaaacgtgtaccttccctttaataattGATAATGCAACTGGCCATAGACTCGTTTACAGtttaggtgttttttgtttaaagttgaAATCTCTTTATAAGTAAAATCTTTATTTCTGGTGATTGTTTCCATTATTTTCAACGAAAATCCAATTAGTCATCAAATCAATCCATGTGAATCATGTTTGGtgtctaaaaaaataaatatgttgtatttgttttgtaacaTCTGTCTTTGTGAATGAATAAAGTATTCATACATATATCTGTATGATGTAAAGTTTGtttcttaatttgtttatttgttttgatttctgtAAAGTTTCTTGACTGAagagaaaatatttgtttaacaaaTGACTCAATCAGGTCATGGagttctatttctacctccatgatgacATTCTGAGGAGCTGGTGAACTATGTCTACACTAAACAAAGGATTTACATTTGTCTTAATCCTGAAGCCAACTGGATTTGGTCACTTCCAGTTGTTGCAGTTAGCTGCAGCTTTTCCCTCTTTCTGACTCAttacaacatcaacaagttttTGCAGAATTACATTTCCACATAAAGTccacaacaaaaatgtaaaaccaGATAAGTTTTAGAATGGTTGTATATTATGCATTGCTCCGTGCACAGTTTGGTcagtcctggggtggatttcacaaagagttaggactagtcttatctgttGTATGATAAACTAATTAACATCATGGTCCACAAAATTATGAGCAGTTTGTTTTAAATCATTAGTCCATGTTTGAAATGACACATTAATTAGTATTAGGTTTTGTTCCACTATTAAAGTTCGCCAAAAAAGTTCAAAACATAAAACTCGATTTGTGTTATGTAGCTATAGCGCCCTCGCTCTTTCAAAGCATAGAGAACAGACCCACTTTTAAACTCGGTGTATGTGGATGCTCATAAAAAGTTCTGCGGATCGTATAATGACATCAAAGTTTATCGGGTCTCGTCACGACAAAGAATCCGCAACGAACAAATCCTTTAAGAAACTCTAAATATAGCTTTTATCAAACAACAATGTTTGTCTGGGTAAACCCATTGAAAGTGTCACTGTTCAGAGTTAAATGGTGATTTTTGTTAATGGCTCTTTCGTGACCGCAAACGGCCCGGCCCCTCCCTTTTTGCGCACAAAAGAAATCAATACAAAAAACCGCATGTTCTTGTTTACAATGCAGCGCCACCTCTTGTCCACTCTGGGCCAGTTCAACATGGAGGAGTGTTCTGATGAGGTCGAAATCGCCCCGATTTCTCCTTTAACCGAGACCAATTCTGGTCGAACTCGGAGGAGAAAATCGTCAGTTAATTCCGAATCTACCACGTCCATGAGACCAAGGAGTAGTCGACTGCGGCAGGTGGCGATTGGGAATCAGCTGGAGCGATGGGACGCAATGAAAACTCGACTGGGATTGGAGTCGCATGCACAGCTTGCTGAAGTGCTTTTGGATGGGTAGGGATTTGTGTAGTCTACGTTTGCTTTTTAGTTAGTGTACGACTGGGCtagtccagtgtgttgtgtacaAACAAACTAGTCAAGTGAAAAGCTAACGAGGTCTTAGAATAGATCGTAGATGAGACCATTGAGAACTCTGAAGCTAAAGTCTTTAGTAAAAAGATAGTGCtttcttaaaattaaattcttattttgtttggtttgttgtcTTGAATCCTTGATTGACAAAATTGAAGATTAAATATTTAAAGAATGTTTGAGAGTGGACAAAGCgctatatttgttttaaactttattTAATTAACACTATTTCATTTACAACATTGTCAGCGCCATGACTGTTAACATGATATGTTCGGGAAAGATTACTCCACATTTTGGGCTAGgcaagaagaaaaacatttgcACTGAAGAGTGAAAGAGCATCCTGCTTGAAGACTTTTTATGTTATAACTTTTATAGTTCAGTCTGCTTGGTGAAGTGTTTATTGGTTATTTGTATCTCTCTGTGCGTAAGTGCTTGGGGGAAATCTGCCCTTCTGGTCCTGGCcatctaacccccccccccccacttaacCAACAAGTGCCCTTACACCTTTCAGAAGAGCAATCCACCTCAGTGAGTGAATTGCAAAGAACTTTACTTAAATTTTGCTATACTGTGGCTAGAATCACCAAACGATAAACGTAGATAGTTATTGAATAATCAGATCAAGTATTTGGTAGTTTGCGATAATCAGAACCATCCATCCTCCCGAACGTTGTAGACCAGACGGTTCAGATGACTCTTGTGTAtgtaaaaaatgtgcaaaatatACAACCATTTGTCGGACTATTGACCAGATTGCCTGATTTTACCACTTTCTTAAAATAATCATGGCTATGGATTTTTGTTATTGCAGCATGGAAGCAACAGTGGAAGGAGATGTTGTGTGGGGCTCAAAGTGTAATGACCCCAAACTCAAAAGTAAACTTGCCAGTTTCTTCAAGAGAAAAGGAATCGCTGCCCTTGTTATACAAAGGTACGGTCACATGtaaaatgaataattaaaaataCTCTCTTTTCATACCTTCCATATCAAAATGACAAATTCAAGTTGCTGAACAGCAACTTTTATTAATAACATTGTAGCAAAACAAACTAAACTAATCACTACCCATTTGTCTGTTGTTATATTGGAATTTTAATGTTACATTATCAGGAATTAGGCTGTTATGTTGCGGGAGGTGAACACAAGTAAACTAAACAAATTTTGGGTCGCCTGCAAGTTTTTTTAACTAGAATGTGACAATGCAAACAGTTTttgcaatgtaaacaaaatagctCTCCCTTTTTTGTCAAGATCTTTATTCTTGTGTGCCAGTCTGAAGCCAAAAGATATAAATACACAAAAGTTTCAACTTACAGTTGTTGATCCTTCCCCAGACTTGTCTCCTCTCTTGCCCTTAAGCTTTAAGTTATTCCAAATAGATACTTGCAACAGAAAACACATGCGTTAATGCCTGGATTTAATCAAACTGAGACAGTGAGCTGTGTATTGGGAAGTCCTCACAGATCTTGGAGACAACGTCCTGACTTAAGTTTGACCTGTACTTCACACAGGAAAACACAGAACCTAAAAGGTGCATTGTCATCTGAATCATTCTTCAATCGTGCACTCAACTTTAACCTCGGTTTCTTTTCTAATTCAAAACTGGAAACTGACCAGGTGAATACATACAATTCTCAACTCTGTTCACCCCAACTGAAGCATTCCTCAGACACTGAGTACCTATTGTTGTTGGAACCTGCTTAGCTTAAGTCAACCACGACACTGCTGGGTCGGGTGTGGGTCTAATGATGCATTTTTCCCACTATAGGGTACAGGTCACATCAATATTCAAGCCAGCTAATGAatatacatgaatattcattatatGCTAATGATGCACCTGTAAATGACAGTTATTCACTGACACGTTTAATTAATTCAAGAGTTGGTTTTGTAAAACTAACCTTCTGCAGTATGAACTCTTTTCAATTATtgtataattaattttttatgatGCTGTAAAAGTAAGAATTTTTCAACTGAACTTACTGAAAGCAAGATGTCAATAGTTGGCTGTCTCCCAACTTCAACACTCtactttatttataaatttgcaaatgttaaaacaattgtttttgcagGGCACGAAAAGCTGCGACCCCAAAACCAAGCCAGCGAAGGAAAAAAATGCCAGTCAAAATCAAGATCAAAATCATGAAGAAAGAGCCGAAGACTGTGAAACCTAAGGGTGAGAATGGACAAGGAGGGCAAGACGCGGAGATTGTGAGCCATGGGGAGGAGGATGAGGAGGGGGAGATTATTGATGACTTTGAGGACCAAGACTTCTCCCCACATGAACCGAGTCGCCATGGCTTGAAGAAGGTATAAACAGCTTAGTATGCAGtatacaatagaccttatgcacacgacgtcatttcagtacggcgccctcgccttgaggtcaaaaggaggttgttcattggccaatgtgcgtttcgattgtctcttcaccgtttgacctcaaagatggcggctggatgacgtcaatgcataatgtCTATCGTTGCACACTGTGACAGGGTCCATGGTGTTTTCTACAATCAATGGGGCAAATGGCACCATAGgcgaaaacaattgttttgttatggtTATGGGTTACACTCACATTCTTGTCTGCCCACAGTTACCATACCATCAACTAATTTGTAGGTttggaaactttgcatggcggaAGTGTTACTAAGagaagtttgcggtaacaccatgtgcatGCATATTGGTATCTCTTTTTGAGTTAGTgtctttttcaaataatttgtgACCAAAAAGCAACAGTAAAACTTTCCTTTTCTTTACATTGTTGTAGGCGTGGCTAGGGCGTCACCTTAAAGGAAAGAAGAAGTCACTGCGACAGAGGAAAAGATCTCTTCCAAAGCCAGAAACAGACGAGGAATTGGAGGAATTAGAAGCAGCTGCCATGGAAGATGAAGAGGAGGAAGAAGAGGAGACAATTAAAGAAGAGAAGAATGCCAAAGGTCTGAGGAGAAAGTTACGTCAAACCAGCGCCCGAAAGAAGCGTATGAAACACTTTAAGATCAAGCAGAGAAGGGTTAGATCGGCAACGTAAGTGctggttttaaagccattattatACCATTTCTGAAGAGAAGAAAAAttaaaagtccacagatttacaaataacacccagggttaacagaaggtcatggtgaaagacttctctttgaaatattattccatgaaatgctttactttttgagaaaacattaaaacaattatcaattctcgatatcgagaataacagatttatttcaaacacacaTCATGATatggcgaaatgtgcggaaacaagggtgggtttcccgttattttcttctgacttcgatgaccaattgaggctaaattttcacaggtttgttaccttatatataaattgtgatacacaaagtgtgggggTTCGAACAACTCTGTTCACGGATGTTGAGTGATTGCTTTAAAGGATTCTTTGATCAAAATACCTAAATATTTCTGAATTTGATCAGGCTAATGAGTCGTTACACATTATGGAAAAACAACCCAAAAAAGACAGACAGGGGTaacatttgtaaatattttctttttataaattcattGGCAACTTCTTTCCTGAAAAATAACATCTAAAAGGGGTTAAAATTTGAGAAAATGTGCCGGTAGATAAAACTTTAAACTTTTCTCAGTGTCATTCCCTGTTATCTCTTGATGTTTCTACTTTCATAAGTTTTGAAACAAAGGTGGTATCAACCTGTGGTTTATCAATGGTAAAGCAAAGCAATAGCATAGATAATGTTTTTTTCCAAATGtatacaacaaatttacataGGTGGACAAACTCATTTTGCTTTATCTTAACACATTTGTTGCATAATTTCATAGATGAGGTTGAGTTCAGCAAAaacttacatgtattttgtgaaCTTGCTTCGTTGTGTTTTCTTTGTGGAAAGCATACACTATCATGGACACAAGACCTACAGTCTGCCTAAATTTGATTTATCACTGCTGCATAACTTACTTATACTTTTAACTTTTTGTTGAGattaaaataatcataaattGACAAACACTTGTTATTAATTCACAGGAAGACAGTCGAGGAACTGTTTGGGCCCGACGCTGTTCTCGCTCAGGTCTACTGCTGTCGCAAATGCACAAGTCAGCTTGATTCAGCAGACGTGATGAAGGCTCACTGGCAGACGCATCTTGCAGAAGAGGAAGACACCACTGCTGTTAAAGCTGCACAGGATGGGTCGCCCGAAGGGACATCTCAAAGAGGTGAGGAGGGTGATGAGACAAAGCCAGTAGGAGTCGAGGCAGAAGATGGAGGCGATGGCGATCCAGAAGTCCCCGAAGACGTTAAGAGGATCGCTAGGGTCCTTACTCGCTGCCCCTTGTGCCAAAAACTGTTCTCCAATATCCTAGCCCACACTGCTTGCCACTCAAACTACCTTTGCGAAGAATGCGGTATTATGTTTCGCCAGAGGCGCTCTCTGAAGCTCCATCACCGAGCCGTACATGAGCTCGGGGAGACTGGCCAGCTGCCGTTTGTTTGTAGCCGCTGTGGCCGTGCCTTCCGCTGGGAAGCTAGCCTGCGCAAACATCGCACGCTACATTCCCAGCATCGCCAGTTTATCTGCCAGACGTGCGGCAAAAGCTTCAAAGTCCAAGCACATCTCAAACGCCATGTGATCATGCACGAGGAGGTCAAGCCGTTTGTCTGCCCCCACTGTGGGCGACGCTTCACCGAACTCTCCAACATGAAAGTTCATACACGCGTTCACACTGGAGAGAAGCCGTACATCTGCGATGTTTGCCAAAAAGCATATGCCCACAAGGTGAGTTTGAAGACTCACAAAAAGAAAGAACATGGCATCGATATGTGGCAGCTTGGCTACATCACACAACCTGTCATTGAATTTGACGACGATGGTAAAGAGACTGAGTACAGCATCGCCAGGAGGTCTCGCCGTCCCAGTATTTTCAACTCCTCAGGCAAAAGTAGGAAAAGGAAACACCTTGACGAAAAAGTTACACCACCCCCTCTAGATGTTCCGATGAAAGCCGAACAAGTCTCCAAGTTTGTCAGAGAGAAGAATCAGGAGAGGCATCCGAGGTTAAACGATAGTGTAGAAGACGTTAACAATGAGCCGCCTACAGTTCCTGCACAACAAGCACCCCAGCTTTATGCAGAACCAAAGATGCAAACTCCAATACAACAGCAGCACAACACCTACCAGCAACATGCTCAAATCCAGGCTCTCAACCAGCCACAACCAGAGGTTCACCCCCAGCAGCACATGCACccgcagcagcagcaacagcagcaccaCATGCAGATGCACAACCAGTCCTACGGGCACAGCCACCCTAGCGAGTCATCACAGCAGGTGATGGACGACGATGCAGACAGTGAGCCCTGCTCGGCCGAAGAGGAGGAGAACCCTCGATTACTTCACGCTGAGCTGATCACCAATCAGATGCGCCATGCACAGCGTTTACAAATGCCAGAAACTAACAATCACCCATCACAGCCACTGCCCTTACAGCTTCCCCAGTCCCAGTCAATacagcatcagcagcagcagcaggtTCCACCGCATACCCAGACACAACCCTTGCCACATCTACAGATACCCAGCATGAGGCAGCACCCTCCACAGGCTCACCAGGCCAATCAAAGGCCCCCATTGCCAAGTTTTGAGTCGGTCACCAGCACTGACAGACAGGGTCATTCTCAGTACCGTCAGAGTATGATGAACACTATGGCTGGACTTGACATCAATGCTCTGGTTGCTGGAACGATGCCGTATATGTACTGGGGATCGCAGCAATATCAAGGTGCTCCTTCTTACATTCAAAGGAATAACGAAGACACCACCATGGAAACTCCCAAACAGTGAGCCTATAAAcctgtttgaagctttgcatggtgtgcataaataggaagaaactataaataaacagttaacttgCAGGTAAAACCAtaagtctttttttttgtgggtcagtattggctctgaaaagagccgttgcaGTCTCAACGTTTCTCCTGAAGTCGAgccgagaccacaccggctcttttaaCACTCTTGCTAAAGAGATTTAAACATGGTATGGTTATTCACTCAAAGTTTACtacttatttatagttttttacCTACTGAGCCTATACTATTTAACAGAGTATCAAATTAATTGACGGTAAACATTTTAAGAGGGACCATGAACAATTATTTATGCATGCTTAATTAAGGAAATAAAAAAGTATTTATAACTTTAACTTTgtagttttaaatttttaactCATTTAATCAATTTACCGATGGTTTTGGCAATTAACATGTGTACACATATTATACACATTGTACACAATTGTGTACACATTGTATATGAAGAAACAGTAAATGCATGAAAACTTTTTAAAGACTTGCTTTTTATGCCATTGTTTTTGACATGCTCGGTATTATAGTTTTATTCTTGTCAAAAGTCTTGAATAATTATGAACCATGCAAGCTTGCCGAGTTCAGAAAAGATTCATGAACTCAAACGTTTGATTCCCATCACAAATGCAACATAatgtacaaatttgtttgtaacTGGTTGCTTTTAGTTAGCTTTGCTTGCAGATACTTCTTGTGCATTTGCATTATGCCGCCAACATCTTACAGAGTTTAGGTACTTATAGTGCATCACAacacacaaacgtccacagattttcattgaacttacacggtttagaggcaatgatggtagaaagcttccccaaTTATAAAATACTACATGaacttgctaaggtgctgtagtttttgaggaatgggTTAAAAACATTGGTGTTTTGTGTCAAACAAAAAGTATCCCAAAGGACTTGTTTTTAGTCTCAAACTCGAGTCAGATACTAAACAAACGATGCTAActtgatttaaagacagtggacactattggtaattgtcaaagaccagtcttctcacttggtgtatctcaacatatgcataaaataacaatcctgtgaaaattcgagctcgattggtcgtcagagttgcgagataactatgaaagaaaaaaacacccttgtcacacgaagttgtgtgctttcagatgctttcaagatttcgagacctcaaattctaaacttgaggtctcgaaatcaaattcgtggaaaattacttctatctcgaaaactacatcacttcagagggagccgtgtctcacaatgttttatactatcaacctctccccattactcgttaccaagtgaggttttgtgctgatatatattttgagtaattaccaatagtgtccactgccttgaagcaatattttccaatactacatgtatgtgcaaaGAATAGTCACTGATCAACCCACTATCTAGGCAAACGAAAAGAAGTTCTGCATGGTGCATTTCACATAGTGCATTCATTCACTTACAGGGAGCTTTAAGCAGAcattcacaaaaaaaacttcaactttattattaaaattatttatttatataaatttatcaaaatagaaactatgttttaaacttttttactcTCGCTTTTTAGCTCTTGTAGAGACTGCTTTTTTGCAAATCCATCACAATATTTCCAGCCATGCCtggtttttaataattttttattaatccAATGGAATAAATCTCGCACTAAAAGGTTTGAATTCCAGAATCTTTAAATTCCTTACTTGACTAAAACCAGTGCCATCTGGGGCCGAAAGGGTTGTGATAAAAAAGCAAGCTGCATCTTCATTGTGGTTGTATTGGTTGATGTCACTTTTTTAGTTACTGTAGCATTCAATCATGTCAATTCAAATTTCATGACATAAATGTCAGGATAAAGATGATTAGAAGccataaaaggcagtggacactattggtaattgtcaaagggtagccttcacagttggtgtatctcaacattgtatgcataaaataacaaacctgtgaaaatttgagctcaatcggtcatcgaacttgcgagctatttaatgaaagaaaaaaaaacacccttgtcacacgaagttgtgtgcgtttgcatggttgatttcgagacctcaagttctaaatctgaggtcttgaaatcaaattcatggaaaattactcctttctcaaaaactatggcacttcagagggagccgtttctcacaatgtttcaaaccatcaacctctccccattactagtcaccaagaaaggttttatgccaataattattttgagtaattaccaatagtgtccactgcctttaagataaaaatTCGGGGAAAAAAGTGTTTTAACCGGTTAAGTTTTTTTCATTgacaattttgtcaaataagTCACAAAATTGTACTCAATTGTAATAAAGCAATGGGGTAAACAAACAGAAATCATGTGCATAAGTAATTACTTTTCGGGGTGAATGGGTTGGTGTCATGTGCATATAAGTAATATTAATTATGGGTGTATGTATGCGTTTTGAtattgatgcaaatttaataacTTTCTATGCTTGTTTCCTACGTCATAAATAACTAATCATGCAGTTCTAGAAATTAAATCAAAGTTACATGTTGGACTATTTAGAATGGAATTTTCTGTAAATTTAAATGGAAATCATACAGAATGCTGGGTATGAAGTACATCTATCTGTGCCTAACTGGGGCAAATTCTAGCGCTGGCAGCCTTCCACATTCATATTATACTACAGTTTATCTGTGTAGAGCCAGCACAGAGGTATTATAGGGCTAGGGCAATTTCATGCATGCTGCCAATTTAGCTGTATGGCAAATTAAGCTTTTCCATTGGTCAATTTAATTATACGGGCATGTCACATGGACTTGTTTTTCTTTACCCACTTCTGAAAGGACAGGCACAGGAGAcataggcccaatttcataaagctgttaagcacaaaatgctGCGATCTCTCACTTGAAGCAAATATTTGGTCGAGGAC
Protein-coding regions in this window:
- the LOC139939431 gene encoding uncharacterized protein — protein: MRPRSSRLRQVAIGNQLERWDAMKTRLGLESHAQLAEVLLDGMEATVEGDVVWGSKCNDPKLKSKLASFFKRKGIAALVIQRARKAATPKPSQRRKKMPVKIKIKIMKKEPKTVKPKGENGQGGQDAEIVSHGEEDEEGEIIDDFEDQDFSPHEPSRHGLKKAWLGRHLKGKKKSLRQRKRSLPKPETDEELEELEAAAMEDEEEEEEETIKEEKNAKGLRRKLRQTSARKKRMKHFKIKQRRVRSATKTVEELFGPDAVLAQVYCCRKCTSQLDSADVMKAHWQTHLAEEEDTTAVKAAQDGSPEGTSQRGEEGDETKPVGVEAEDGGDGDPEVPEDVKRIARVLTRCPLCQKLFSNILAHTACHSNYLCEECGIMFRQRRSLKLHHRAVHELGETGQLPFVCSRCGRAFRWEASLRKHRTLHSQHRQFICQTCGKSFKVQAHLKRHVIMHEEVKPFVCPHCGRRFTELSNMKVHTRVHTGEKPYICDVCQKAYAHKVSLKTHKKKEHGIDMWQLGYITQPVIEFDDDGKETEYSIARRSRRPSIFNSSGKSRKRKHLDEKVTPPPLDVPMKAEQVSKFVREKNQERHPRLNDSVEDVNNEPPTVPAQQAPQLYAEPKMQTPIQQQHNTYQQHAQIQALNQPQPEVHPQQHMHPQQQQQQHHMQMHNQSYGHSHPSESSQQVMDDDADSEPCSAEEEENPRLLHAELITNQMRHAQRLQMPETNNHPSQPLPLQLPQSQSIQHQQQQQVPPHTQTQPLPHLQIPSMRQHPPQAHQANQRPPLPSFESVTSTDRQGHSQYRQSMMNTMAGLDINALVAGTMPYMYWGSQQYQGAPSYIQRNNEDTTMETPKQ